TTGCCATCTTCAAGTGTTTTGTGGCCATCATGCCGTTTCTTGTCATTAGGTTCAGAAGAGTTGCCACGGCGATCatgatggtgatggtggtgccGGTGACGGTGTCCACTCTTGTGAGAGCTTTTACCATTTCTTGCCTTGTCATACTCACCAGCAGCTCCATCATCTGATGACTCCTCCAGTGAGCGACTCCTGCGGTGCTTATGGTTGTTGGAATCTGATGGTGCATCCTCATCACCAGAtgatcggtggtggtggcgcttGCGTCTCATGGAATGGTCCTTCTTGGTAGATCTCCTCTCTTCATCATCACTGCTATAGTCTGAAGCATCAGAGTCAGACCTAGATGAATGTCGGTGATGTCTTCTCCTGTGTGAGCGCCTCTTCCTTCGACTTTCTTCAGATTCACTATCATATTCATCACTATCACTATCCTCACTTGAGCCTGAGCTCATCCTCTTTGATCTGCGCTTGCGCCTCTTGGCCTCATCAGAGTCAGAATGACCATGTTTCCTGTGTCTTTTGCGGTCTTTCCTCTTCCTATGCTTCCGATCGACATCACTGTAGTCACTTTCGGAGTCTGACAAAGAATGATCTCTTCTTTTGTGCTTTCTTGACTTAAGCTTCTTTTCCTTTGCTTCTGCATCAGCCTTTGCTTTCGCTGCTGCTTCCAGCTTTTGTTCCCATTTCAGTGGGGCTTCTTTTTTCTCAAggattctcttcttcttctcttcgaGCAGCTGGAGGAACTTCTTGGAATCCATCCCAACAGATCAGATAAAGACTTAAAACCTGTGGGCCATGAAATGATGCAAGGAGGTGCATCTCATAGAAGAGACAAAATCACTGTTAGTTCTTTGAATatcaaaaacaatataaaatataaccaGAACTAAGAAGAGGCAAGATCTAGATAATTCCAAGAAAGCAACTAGGAAGCAGATACATGTAAACTCAGGCTACATGAAATTGGTCCTAAAAAGAACAGGTCTTGTTATGTTTCACATACAAGCAAAACAAGCTCATACAGTTCAAATATTAGAGCAAACTTCCACAGAAGAGTATCTGAACCCTATGCCAGTTGCAACAGGCTTGCAGCTTCTTAGCTTCCTGAGTTCATAAAACCATATAAGCATCTAATGAACACATTCAAAATTTACGCACATGATTGGCTTATTAAAAAAGGCTACAGCCGGTCAATAGAATGCACAATatttacaagaaaaataagaactGAATATGGCATTGTTTATAAACAGAGATATAATTTTGAGCTTAAGATACAGGCATAGGGCACAACTCCATACACAAACAGTACACAGTAATAAAAGAGCGAGATAGAACACAGTTTCTTACCTTGTCGTCCGGAGTCTCCAAATTTCAAGAGAAGATCTTCGTCTTCCCTTTTACCGAGCCCGCAGGTTACCTAAAACAGCAAACGAAAGTGAGTAAATTTGCAGCGGATTTGACGTAACTTTCATCAAGCAGTTTCTTTTAAGTTGCCCCTGATCTCGACaggaatatatatgtacacaaAAGCAGCAGCGGGACATAGACACATATAGGCTGCACCCATCCCAACCCCCAATTCTTATTGGTGTTCGCGGCAACGTGAGGTCACGAAATTACGAAACATATCATCAGATCTGAACTGTGACGAAACCCTAGAACGGCGAACCACGCCCAAACCCAAACCTAGCAACTGATCCCCCCGCAGATTGCGTCGAGTCTACACACAGATCAGAGCATCAAGCGATCTAGGTCCTCACCGTAACACCAttgaaaaatctagaaaaaagatcgagagagagagagagagagaaaagaactGGAGGCAAGCGTGAGAGCATCCGAGCAGTGGATGCGGCGAGCTAAAGAAGAGAGTAACTCACGACGGAGATGGGGGACGCCGCgcaaggagaggagaggatccggcgccgccgcgtagAGGAGatggcggagggaggaggcggcacgcggggaagggagggggaggaggcgtgGACCGAGCCCACCGACTACTACTTATGAGCCAGTGCGGACGCGGTGGGGGTGAAAGTGAAAGGGTGGCCCACTCGGCAGTGGGAGAACTCAAGTCGGCGactcctttctcttttccatatttattttttaaaaataaaccgtttcaaaattatttttacagtATATACTATGTCATGTCGGTGTGAGTGTGTCACTGGCCTTGTAGGAAACATAGATATGATATGGCAAAGGATGCATattttggaaaagaaaataaactataggatggtttactttaaaaaataaatattaaaaagatatatttagttaaaaataaataataaaaatatgtctaGTAAAACAATTTCATGGATGGACTGGACACGATAGGGAGTGGTAAGAAGGCTCGATTCACACGAATAGTTCGATCAAGCCAACGTTCCCAGAACCATACCACGGCACGGCAGTGGTTATTGGTGGTTTGGTTCATACAACATTTAACCAAATTCAAAACattatgaaaaaatcataaaaatatggctGTACATATGgatttatcaatttattcGCATGTGATATttccatacatacatacatatacacataCCGTACATTCCAATACACGAAGGGGAAATTGATTGGTTCAGATATTTAGTGTTTAATAAGTTGAACGTATTACTTTAATGTTATCAATAGGTTAATTCAAACTGATTGATAGCATACGTCGGATACCGTaacattttctaatatttgatattatattaCGTTACCTgcatgaattttaaatatcaATGGTACTGTCTATTGATTTATGAATTGTCATTTATAATTATTCAGACGTTCAACTTTTAGTAAAGTTTATACCATTTTTCCTATTTACCAACTAATATGTTATTCATATACCAAATTACCATAGTAGTTATTCCATATCTCCCCGTCTTtccacttatatttatatttataagtcaaaatttaaatattcattcttaaatataaagttgatttttatcaccgaaatttattttcatgtttgttaAGAATTTtcgtgtaaaaaaattattcacaaatttattttttgtttgaaaatgatatttagcttttttttttcatgaaaaagtcaaacaagcGTCCCTTatttttccataatttttaaatattttatgatttttttcatttatgttccCTTAGACACAACTTGCCACGGTTTTCTACCAAAACAACACGATAATTGTATGAAACCAAGTGGTTTTGTCAAGAAATCTATAGAGACGCCGCAGAGACCgtagattttaaattcaatttttttaacatgaatTTATTATGGTTTTCATGGTTATGGTTTTTGTAGTAACCACACGACCGGCGGAAGGCGGTAACGGCTAAATGCACGTTTTTTTTGTAAACCCTGGATTCAAGGTTGATTTTCCTGGAGAAACGATGATAGGAGGAATGTTGTGATGCCACTGATCAGGATGGGTTTTACTAGCGGactatcttttcctttttttgcttataaaacataatttaaatttataactttaaatttagaattgattttagagtttttcataatagtttattttcagcctatacttttaaattactaaaaacatatttatatatatatatatattcacaaattactttttagaGTCTTACTTTTAAGCCACTGATCGttcacaaattactttttatataaatttgttatttggtttattccttaaaaagccaaaagacgAGCCTCGAATTTTTGTCTGGCAAATGTTTTACCGTGCAttctagtagtagtagttctgATCTGCAACTCCGAATTCCAGCTGAAACTTTAATCAGAGTCGTACAACGAACCAAATACAGGCAGAAGGGCACTTGGCTACATTTACAATGCAAGATTGGTAACTGCGTCTACTCAGAGGCACAAATTACAACGGGGCAATATAAATAGGGTCAATTGCCCTAGCCGGCAATGTAGAAACGAGCAAAAACTTGGACAATATTCGAGTATTACTAACAGCCATCATAGTTTGGACAAACTTAACAAGTAGCGATCCAGTATGCATGAAGCAATTGCAACGAAACAAACATTTAACATAAATTAGGAAAGGTGCTATTGCCCTGGCACAAGTCCTAACTCCAAAATTTTACGAGCGCAAACAGTCAAATGTTCAACCATGCTTCTCAGAATATTAAGCAGGCATATCTCAGCAATGGCCCTGGacagcaacaaaaaaatctcAACGTAGCAGAGACCACATTTGAAAGCAGACGGCTTTAGTTGCGaggcctgctgctgctccaggTTGATGAAGACGACGAACTTGAGGAGAATCTTGATCCACGCCATGTGGGCACAGGACCACCCTGGCCGGCCGGAGGATCTTGGCGAGCAGGGGGTGCATCCTGGCGGAGCGGACGCATATCATTATCTTGGCGTAGCGGACGGATATCAGGGCGCGGGCGATCATCACGTGAACCCCAACGATCTTGTTCAGGTGCAGCGGTCGGTCTCTGGCTGCCAACACCACTGCCACTATCACCACCTCGTTTGAACTTTGGGACATACTTACCAggagctgcagcagcagccgcagcggcCGGTGCAGCAACCGGCTGTGCTGGCTGTGCAACCGGAGCAGCATCAGGTGTGCGCGCTGCAGGCtcagcaccagcaccagctccaGCTCCTTTTCCAAACAGAGCCTCCCTTCTCT
This is a stretch of genomic DNA from Oryza brachyantha chromosome 1, ObraRS2, whole genome shotgun sequence. It encodes these proteins:
- the LOC102703427 gene encoding CAX-interacting protein 4; this encodes MDSKKFLQLLEEKKKRILEKKEAPLKWEQKLEAAAKAKADAEAKEKKLKSRKHKRRDHSLSDSESDYSDVDRKHRKRKDRKRHRKHGHSDSDEAKRRKRRSKRMSSGSSEDSDSDEYDSESEESRRKRRSHRRRHHRHSSRSDSDASDYSSDDEERRSTKKDHSMRRKRHHHRSSGDEDAPSDSNNHKHRRSRSLEESSDDGAAGEYDKARNGKSSHKSGHRHRHHHHHHDRRGNSSEPNDKKRHDGHKTLEDGNAD